A stretch of the Candidatus Polarisedimenticolia bacterium genome encodes the following:
- the carB gene encoding carbamoyl-phosphate synthase large subunit translates to MPRRDDIKTILVLGSGPIVIGQACEFDYSGTQACKALREEGYRVVLVNSNPATIMTDPEMADATYIEPLTVDMVTRVIERERPEALLPTVGGQTALNLAMDLGKAGVLERFQVELIGAKHAAIRVSEDRQLFKEAMTRIGLEVPRSGTAISLDEAKAILEEIGYPAIIRPSFTLGGAGGGIAYNVEEFEASIERGLALSPVHQVLVEESVLGWKEFELEVMRDLADNVVIICSIENLDPMGVHTGDSITVAPAQTLSDVEYQRMRTAAIRVIREVGVETGGSNIQFAVDPATGRQVVIEMNPRVSRSSALASKATGFPIARIAAKLAVGYTLDEIPNDITKETPASFEPTIDYVVVKIPRFAFEKFPRADKTLTTQMKSVGEAMSIGRTFKEALQKGIRSLEMGADESFWDGAEMKDPVAIREKLITPTRDRLMAVRSAFRAGMTVREIAALSRIDPWFLEKIQEILAGEDVLAGANPGTLGDDALRAAKRDGFSDRRIARLSGIAEDEIRRRREEMGLVPVYKRVDTCSAEFEARTPYLYSTYEQECEASPTDRRKVMILGSGPNRIGQGIEFDYCCCQASFALKEEGFETLMVNCNPETVSTDYDTSDRLYFEPLTFEDVLGIVRREKPEGVIIQFGGQTPLNLAIALQKAHVPILGTSPDSIDLAEDRKRFGSLARDLGIRMPEWGTASDIDEALAAAQQIGYPVLVRPSYVLGGRAMMVAYDEVQLREYAGAAAVVSPGHPIYLDRFLEDAFEVDVDAIGDGSRIVIGGVMQHIEEAGIHSGDSFCVLPPYRISKEHQDQMREQTRRMGMALKVRGLMNVQFAMKDDVIYVLEVNPRASRTIPFVSKATGVPLARLAAKVCAGKSLADLGLTEEPSLSAVFVKGVVFPFQRFPGEDPVLGPEMKSTGEVMGISPSFGHAFAKAQMACGLSLPLAGRVFISVNDNDKDAVVPIAHGFASLGFRLVATSGTANRLAAEGLVVEMVYKVNEGRPNVVDRLLNGDIDLVLNTTLGRASHFDEMAIQKTAAQRGVPCITTLSGGAAAVEGIRALKREGLEVAPLQEFHRGVTVGRPRKRPSEAGERSPERSFGTPPT, encoded by the coding sequence TCGGCCAGGCCTGCGAGTTCGACTACTCGGGGACGCAGGCCTGCAAGGCGCTGCGCGAGGAGGGGTACCGCGTCGTCCTGGTCAACTCCAATCCGGCGACCATCATGACCGACCCCGAGATGGCCGATGCCACCTACATCGAGCCGCTCACCGTCGACATGGTGACCCGAGTCATCGAGCGCGAGCGTCCCGAGGCGCTGCTCCCCACCGTGGGCGGCCAGACGGCGCTGAACCTGGCGATGGACCTGGGGAAGGCAGGAGTCCTGGAGCGCTTCCAGGTCGAGCTGATCGGCGCCAAGCATGCCGCCATTCGCGTCTCCGAGGACCGCCAGCTCTTCAAGGAGGCCATGACCCGCATCGGGCTGGAAGTGCCGCGCAGCGGCACCGCCATCAGCCTGGACGAGGCCAAGGCAATCCTCGAGGAGATCGGTTATCCGGCCATCATCCGTCCCTCCTTCACGCTGGGAGGCGCCGGCGGCGGCATCGCCTACAACGTGGAGGAATTCGAGGCCTCGATCGAGCGCGGATTGGCGCTCTCGCCGGTGCACCAGGTCCTGGTCGAGGAGTCGGTGCTCGGCTGGAAGGAGTTCGAGCTGGAGGTGATGCGCGATCTCGCCGACAACGTCGTCATCATCTGTTCCATCGAGAACCTCGACCCGATGGGGGTGCACACGGGCGATTCGATTACCGTGGCGCCGGCGCAGACCTTGAGTGACGTCGAGTACCAGCGGATGCGCACCGCCGCCATCCGCGTCATCCGCGAGGTCGGCGTGGAGACCGGCGGCTCCAACATCCAGTTCGCCGTCGATCCGGCCACCGGCCGCCAGGTCGTCATCGAGATGAACCCGCGCGTGTCGCGCTCCTCGGCGCTCGCCTCCAAGGCCACCGGCTTCCCGATCGCCCGCATCGCCGCCAAGCTGGCGGTCGGCTACACGCTGGACGAGATCCCCAACGACATCACCAAGGAGACGCCCGCCTCCTTCGAGCCGACCATCGACTATGTCGTCGTGAAGATCCCGCGCTTCGCCTTCGAGAAGTTTCCGCGCGCCGACAAGACCCTGACCACGCAGATGAAATCGGTGGGCGAGGCGATGTCGATCGGCCGCACCTTCAAGGAGGCGCTGCAGAAGGGGATCCGCTCGCTGGAGATGGGCGCCGACGAGTCGTTCTGGGACGGCGCGGAGATGAAGGACCCGGTGGCGATCCGCGAGAAGCTGATCACCCCGACACGCGACCGCCTCATGGCGGTGCGCTCCGCCTTCCGCGCCGGCATGACGGTGCGCGAAATCGCCGCCCTGAGCCGCATCGACCCCTGGTTCCTGGAGAAGATCCAGGAGATCCTGGCGGGGGAGGACGTGCTGGCGGGCGCGAATCCCGGCACGCTCGGCGACGACGCGCTGCGCGCCGCCAAGCGCGACGGCTTCTCGGACCGGCGCATCGCACGCCTGTCGGGGATTGCCGAGGACGAGATCCGCAGGCGCCGCGAGGAGATGGGGCTGGTGCCGGTCTACAAGCGGGTCGACACCTGCTCGGCCGAGTTCGAGGCCAGGACACCCTACCTGTATTCGACCTACGAGCAGGAGTGCGAGGCGAGCCCGACCGACCGGCGCAAGGTGATGATCCTGGGGAGCGGTCCGAACCGCATCGGCCAGGGGATCGAGTTCGACTACTGCTGCTGCCAGGCCTCCTTCGCCCTGAAGGAGGAGGGTTTCGAGACCCTGATGGTGAACTGCAATCCGGAGACGGTCTCCACCGACTACGACACCTCCGACCGCCTCTACTTCGAGCCGCTCACCTTCGAGGATGTGCTGGGCATCGTACGACGCGAGAAGCCGGAAGGCGTCATCATTCAGTTCGGCGGGCAGACCCCGCTCAACCTGGCCATCGCGCTGCAGAAGGCGCACGTCCCGATCCTGGGGACTTCGCCCGACTCGATCGACCTGGCGGAGGACCGCAAGCGCTTCGGGTCGCTGGCGCGCGACCTCGGGATCCGCATGCCGGAGTGGGGGACCGCCTCCGACATCGACGAGGCGCTCGCGGCGGCCCAGCAGATCGGCTATCCGGTTCTGGTCCGTCCCTCCTACGTCCTCGGCGGGCGCGCCATGATGGTGGCCTACGACGAGGTCCAGCTGCGCGAGTACGCCGGCGCCGCCGCCGTCGTCTCGCCCGGACACCCGATCTACCTGGACCGCTTCCTGGAGGACGCCTTCGAGGTGGACGTCGACGCCATCGGCGACGGCAGCCGCATCGTCATCGGCGGGGTCATGCAGCACATCGAGGAGGCGGGAATCCACTCGGGCGACTCGTTCTGCGTCCTGCCGCCGTACCGCATCTCGAAGGAGCACCAGGATCAGATGCGCGAGCAGACGCGCCGCATGGGGATGGCGCTGAAAGTGCGGGGACTCATGAACGTGCAGTTCGCCATGAAGGACGACGTCATCTACGTGCTGGAGGTCAACCCGCGCGCCTCGCGCACCATCCCCTTCGTGAGCAAGGCCACCGGCGTGCCGCTGGCCCGTCTGGCGGCCAAGGTCTGCGCGGGGAAATCGCTCGCGGATCTGGGGTTGACGGAAGAGCCGTCGCTGTCGGCCGTTTTCGTGAAGGGGGTCGTCTTCCCGTTCCAGCGCTTCCCGGGAGAAGATCCGGTGCTGGGCCCCGAGATGAAATCCACCGGCGAGGTGATGGGAATCTCACCGAGCTTCGGCCACGCCTTCGCCAAGGCGCAGATGGCCTGCGGACTGTCGCTTCCCCTCGCCGGACGGGTCTTCATCTCGGTCAACGACAACGACAAGGATGCCGTCGTGCCGATCGCCCACGGCTTTGCCTCGCTGGGCTTCCGGCTGGTGGCCACCAGCGGCACGGCCAACCGCCTGGCCGCCGAGGGGCTGGTCGTCGAGATGGTCTACAAGGTCAACGAGGGAAGGCCCAACGTCGTGGACCGGCTGCTCAATGGCGACATCGACCTGGTCCTGAACACCACCCTGGGAAGGGCATCGCACTTCGACGAGATGGCCATCCAGAAGACGGCTGCCCAGCGTGGCGTCCCGTGTATCACCACCCTGTCGGGTGGCGCCGCCGCCGTGGAAGGAATTCGCGCGCTGAAGCGCGAAGGCCTCGAGGTGGCCCCGCTGCAGGAGTTCCACCGCGGCGTCACGGTAGGACGCCCCCGGAAGCGACCATCCGAAGCCGGCGAGCGCTCGCCGGAGCGCTCCTTCGGAACCCCTCCAACG